From the genome of Leptospira andrefontaineae, one region includes:
- a CDS encoding metal-sulfur cluster assembly factor, which yields MQLLEQPTQEIEKRVYAEIHRVEDPEIGISVAELGLIYKIQVEGDKARIEMTYTSMACPAGPQMKKDIEDNALRVEGINSVDVEVVWTPKWDPRAMASEEAKMDLGIFDY from the coding sequence ATGCAATTATTAGAACAACCAACTCAAGAGATCGAAAAAAGGGTCTACGCTGAGATCCATAGGGTAGAAGATCCCGAGATCGGTATCTCCGTGGCGGAGTTAGGTCTGATCTATAAGATCCAGGTAGAAGGTGATAAGGCCCGGATCGAAATGACTTATACTTCTATGGCTTGTCCCGCAGGTCCTCAAATGAAAAAGGATATCGAAGACAACGCTCTTAGAGTTGAGGGTATCAACTCTGTAGATGTTGAAGTAGTTTGGACTCCGAAATGGGACCCTCGTGCAATGGCTTCAGAAGAAGCTAAAATGGATCTTGGGATTTTTGATTATTAA
- a CDS encoding ATP-binding cassette domain-containing protein yields the protein MSLTVDIRKNLSDGNRKFELDVQFEFSGEFQVLYGPSGAGKSLTLRALAGLLKPDSGKISFANTVYFDSSSKKYIPPQKRNLGYVPQSYGLFPHLTVRKNIEFGLNKFFRFTTSQKDKETVSHLMNLFEIEETSESYPKHLSGGQKQRVAIARALARDPKILLLDEPFAALHTDLRQKMREELKSLRNKISMPILLISHDPKDLEYFGTTALYMEDGKIISNRS from the coding sequence ATGTCTTTAACCGTAGATATCCGAAAAAACCTCTCCGATGGAAATCGAAAATTCGAGCTGGATGTTCAGTTCGAATTTTCAGGAGAATTTCAGGTATTGTATGGTCCATCCGGAGCGGGAAAAAGTCTCACATTACGCGCATTAGCCGGCCTACTAAAACCGGATTCGGGAAAAATATCTTTTGCAAACACGGTTTATTTTGACTCTTCTTCCAAAAAATATATCCCGCCTCAGAAAAGAAATCTAGGCTATGTTCCTCAAAGTTACGGGTTATTCCCTCATCTTACCGTCAGAAAGAATATAGAATTCGGGTTAAACAAATTTTTTCGGTTCACTACTAGTCAAAAAGACAAAGAAACAGTTTCTCATCTGATGAATTTATTCGAGATAGAAGAGACTTCCGAAAGTTATCCGAAACATCTTTCAGGTGGGCAAAAACAAAGAGTGGCAATCGCAAGAGCACTTGCAAGAGATCCTAAAATTTTACTTTTAGATGAACCGTTTGCAGCACTTCACACGGATCTAAGACAAAAGATGAGAGAAGAACTAAAAAGTTTAAGGAATAAGATAAGCATGCCTATTCTTCTGATCTCACACGATCCTAAGGACCTGGAGTATTTTGGAACTACTGCTCTTTATATGGAAGACGGTAAAATAATCAGTAACCGTTCTTAA
- the modA gene encoding molybdate ABC transporter substrate-binding protein, with protein MIKRLYILLPVLLLLIQSPSFSQEKEKEITISAASSLTDVLKELGTTFKQKTGIKAVFNFGSSGSLYQQIEKGAPVDVFISADQDIVDKGIKAEVLESSTKTILLKNTLVLIQPKTSELKIKKLEDLQLPEIKKIAIGNPSSVPAGKYAEEVLTKNNLNISLKEKFIPAENVRQVLDYVGREEVEAGFVYVTDAAIAESKVKIALTLSGHKPILYPGILVTGTKNSEEAKSFLEFLKKSPEAKETFLKYKFILP; from the coding sequence ATGATCAAAAGACTATATATATTACTTCCTGTTTTACTTTTACTTATACAATCCCCTTCTTTCTCGCAAGAGAAGGAAAAAGAGATCACAATCTCTGCAGCATCTAGCTTAACCGATGTGTTAAAAGAACTCGGAACCACATTCAAACAAAAAACTGGAATCAAAGCTGTATTCAATTTTGGATCTTCCGGAAGTTTATACCAACAAATAGAAAAAGGTGCTCCAGTAGATGTTTTCATTTCCGCAGATCAGGATATAGTAGATAAGGGGATCAAAGCAGAAGTTTTAGAATCTTCTACAAAGACTATTCTACTCAAAAACACTTTAGTTTTAATCCAACCTAAAACAAGTGAACTCAAGATCAAAAAATTAGAAGATCTACAATTGCCTGAGATTAAAAAGATCGCGATAGGAAATCCAAGCTCAGTTCCAGCAGGAAAATATGCGGAAGAAGTCCTTACCAAGAACAACTTAAATATTTCCTTAAAAGAAAAGTTTATCCCTGCTGAAAATGTAAGACAAGTTTTAGATTACGTAGGAAGAGAGGAAGTAGAAGCTGGCTTTGTTTACGTCACAGACGCAGCAATCGCAGAATCTAAAGTTAAGATAGCACTCACATTGAGTGGACACAAACCGATCTTATACCCGGGAATTTTAGTTACCGGTACCAAAAATTCAGAAGAGGCAAAATCCTTCTTGGAATTTCTAAAAAAATCTCCTGAAGCCAAAGAAACATTTCTAAAATATAAGTTCATACTTCCTTAA
- the modB gene encoding molybdate ABC transporter permease subunit, translating to MDTFDWNSIRYPLFLTLKVTFFSTFFAALLGIFFAYWMAKLRFFGRTFADAILTLPMVLPPTVLGYYLLVLFGKKGVIGHFLLEQFQYSILFNLHGAILASTIVSFPLVYRSAKAAFEDLDPEYEEIALTLGKSKWETFLTVILPLSWRGILAGSMMAYARGMGEFGATLMIAGNIPEKTQTIALAIYDSVQSGKDEFSLLLVFVASITCVLVLTVSGILLKKSHW from the coding sequence ATGGATACTTTCGATTGGAACTCCATCAGATATCCTCTCTTTCTCACACTTAAGGTAACATTTTTTTCTACATTTTTCGCAGCCTTACTCGGAATATTTTTCGCGTATTGGATGGCCAAGCTTAGATTTTTCGGAAGGACATTTGCGGATGCAATTTTGACCTTACCGATGGTTCTTCCTCCCACAGTGCTTGGGTATTACCTTTTGGTTTTATTCGGCAAAAAAGGAGTGATCGGACATTTTCTCTTAGAGCAATTCCAATATTCTATATTATTTAATTTGCATGGAGCAATTTTAGCCTCTACAATCGTTTCCTTTCCTTTAGTTTATAGATCCGCAAAGGCTGCCTTCGAAGATCTGGATCCTGAATATGAAGAGATAGCACTCACTTTAGGAAAATCTAAATGGGAAACTTTTTTAACAGTTATACTCCCACTTTCTTGGAGAGGAATTTTAGCAGGATCTATGATGGCCTACGCAAGAGGAATGGGAGAGTTCGGTGCAACTTTGATGATCGCAGGAAATATTCCTGAAAAAACACAAACCATCGCACTTGCCATTTATGATTCCGTTCAATCCGGAAAAGATGAATTCTCTTTGTTACTTGTATTCGTTGCATCCATTACTTGTGTATTGGTATTGACAGTTTCCGGGATCTTACTTAAAAAATCCCATTGGTAA
- a CDS encoding RidA family protein, translating into MSILEKIKSLGLELPPAPKAIAAYIPAIQTGNLVFTSGQLPLKDGKLMLTGTLGAGLSIDDVKAATEQAALNGLAAIAGVIGDLDKIKSIVKIGVFVSSGPDFIEQHLVANHASNLLLSIFGEAGRHARFAVGNSALPLGAPVEVEMTVSLG; encoded by the coding sequence ATGAGCATACTCGAAAAAATCAAATCCCTTGGGTTGGAACTCCCACCTGCGCCTAAGGCGATTGCAGCTTATATACCTGCCATACAAACAGGAAATCTGGTATTCACTTCCGGCCAATTGCCCTTAAAAGACGGCAAACTCATGCTTACAGGAACCTTAGGTGCCGGGCTTTCTATCGATGATGTAAAGGCTGCCACAGAACAAGCCGCGTTGAACGGGCTTGCAGCCATCGCAGGAGTGATCGGAGATCTGGATAAAATAAAGAGTATCGTAAAGATCGGAGTGTTCGTTTCTTCCGGCCCTGATTTTATAGAGCAACATTTAGTCGCAAATCATGCATCCAATCTTCTCTTAAGTATTTTTGGAGAAGCGGGACGTCATGCGCGCTTCGCAGTGGGAAATTCCGCACTTCCATTAGGAGCTCCGGTAGAAGTGGAGATGACGGTTTCTTTAGGATGA
- a CDS encoding class I SAM-dependent methyltransferase yields the protein MSSILELEPHPEYPEAYMVCRRTGVHFYKLAKERDYEDSYFQEEYKNQYKKTYYEDEPQLRNLAKARLEIMSAFQNPKGKTLFEIGSAAGFFLSEAEKKGYKVKGLELSSTEAEYSKNKLGLDVVSGSFLDDSIFPKETFDAVCAFFVIEHFPNAELVFERINKLLKPGGLLFLGLPSLNGPSFQTNPEEWFRTHPSDHFWDYSPDSLKKMLKMYGLVTVYKKPMSYHPSRDKGWKGKYLTHRLFVRYANLSCYADTFHSIAIKKI from the coding sequence ATGTCCTCAATACTCGAATTGGAACCTCATCCAGAATATCCGGAAGCCTATATGGTATGCCGTCGCACGGGGGTCCATTTCTATAAATTGGCAAAGGAAAGGGATTACGAAGATTCCTATTTTCAAGAAGAATACAAGAATCAGTACAAAAAGACCTATTATGAGGATGAACCTCAGCTTAGAAATTTAGCCAAGGCACGTTTAGAAATCATGAGCGCATTCCAAAATCCGAAAGGTAAAACTCTTTTCGAGATAGGATCTGCCGCTGGCTTCTTCTTATCCGAAGCGGAGAAGAAGGGATACAAAGTGAAAGGTTTGGAACTTTCTTCCACAGAAGCGGAGTATTCTAAAAACAAATTAGGTTTGGATGTTGTCTCCGGTTCGTTCTTGGATGATTCCATTTTTCCCAAAGAAACTTTCGATGCGGTCTGTGCGTTTTTTGTAATAGAACATTTTCCGAATGCGGAACTTGTTTTCGAGAGGATCAATAAATTGTTAAAGCCGGGTGGGCTATTATTCTTAGGTCTTCCTTCATTGAATGGACCTTCTTTTCAAACCAATCCTGAAGAATGGTTTCGTACTCATCCGTCGGACCATTTTTGGGATTACTCACCTGATTCTCTTAAAAAAATGTTGAAAATGTACGGTCTCGTCACGGTATATAAGAAACCTATGTCATACCATCCTAGTAGAGATAAAGGATGGAAAGGCAAATACCTGACACATCGGCTCTTTGTTCGCTACGCAAACCTCTCCTGCTACGCCGACACATTCCACTCAATCGCGATTAAAAAAATATGA
- a CDS encoding DEAD/DEAH box helicase: MKFEELNLEPNLQKAIQDAGFTELTPIQEKAIPPGIEGRDVTGLAQTGTGKTVAFLVPTIHSILTRGIQGVSTLILAPTRELVIQISEEAEKLLKHTDYRVVPIIGGTDYKVQNRDLNGLNGLIVATPGRLIDLARSGSADLEKVEFFILDEADRMLDMGFIYDIRWLLHKCKNRKQTLLFSATLSVEVMRLAYRFMNEPVEIQINPDKLITERIDQKLVHLGREEKLPYMVNSILAEELEGQGIIFTNFKANIPKIVHSLRKFGIPITGISSDLDQKKRLRLMRDFKSGKFKFMVATDVASRGIDVENIEVVFNFDLPQDTENYVHRIGRTARAGRVGKSISFCSESDYVELEKIEKYLKQKIDVLPVHEEALTFPAGEFQVFVGGDAFDNAPVERNGNRNQGRGDRGPKKQRGDFQRNGNGNQRGEKNWNRESGDRKKDFNRDSKPGKPSGGHKKRPEAAIQEAQEFLQKADSVFGSNGARKDRNQKNQNQKKGKQRSDFQKQHSPNHQNQENKKQKSNYDKSKRNLFDINDSKRSSDKKKGSIWTRIKSFFGG, from the coding sequence ATGAAATTCGAAGAATTAAATCTAGAGCCTAACCTGCAAAAAGCAATCCAAGACGCAGGATTTACTGAGCTCACTCCTATACAAGAAAAAGCAATCCCTCCCGGAATAGAAGGTAGGGATGTAACCGGTTTAGCACAAACAGGAACCGGTAAAACTGTGGCATTCTTGGTGCCAACCATTCACTCCATCTTGACAAGAGGAATACAAGGGGTCAGCACTTTGATCCTTGCTCCTACAAGAGAGTTAGTGATCCAAATTTCGGAAGAAGCCGAAAAGTTACTGAAACATACGGACTATAGAGTTGTCCCAATCATCGGTGGAACGGATTATAAAGTCCAAAACAGAGATCTGAATGGACTGAATGGTCTTATCGTTGCAACCCCGGGAAGATTGATCGACTTAGCAAGAAGCGGAAGCGCTGATCTTGAAAAGGTTGAGTTCTTCATTTTGGATGAAGCGGATCGTATGTTGGACATGGGTTTCATTTACGATATACGTTGGCTTCTTCATAAATGTAAGAATAGAAAGCAGACTTTACTTTTCTCAGCAACTCTCTCTGTAGAAGTTATGCGTCTTGCATATCGTTTTATGAACGAGCCTGTTGAGATACAGATCAATCCTGATAAACTGATCACGGAAAGAATAGATCAGAAGCTTGTTCATTTGGGAAGAGAGGAGAAGTTACCTTATATGGTGAACTCCATTCTTGCAGAAGAATTGGAAGGGCAAGGGATCATATTCACAAATTTTAAAGCGAATATTCCTAAAATAGTCCATTCTCTCAGAAAGTTCGGAATTCCGATCACAGGAATTTCTTCGGACTTAGACCAGAAAAAAAGACTTAGACTTATGAGGGATTTTAAATCCGGAAAGTTCAAGTTTATGGTGGCGACTGACGTCGCAAGTCGCGGTATCGACGTAGAGAATATCGAAGTAGTTTTCAATTTTGATCTTCCTCAGGACACCGAGAACTATGTGCATAGGATCGGAAGAACTGCAAGAGCCGGAAGAGTTGGTAAATCTATCAGCTTCTGCTCTGAGTCCGATTATGTTGAATTGGAGAAGATCGAAAAATATCTGAAACAAAAGATAGATGTTCTTCCTGTTCATGAGGAAGCGCTAACATTCCCTGCTGGCGAGTTCCAAGTTTTTGTAGGTGGAGATGCATTTGATAATGCACCTGTCGAAAGAAATGGGAACAGAAACCAAGGAAGAGGCGACAGAGGTCCTAAAAAACAAAGAGGAGATTTCCAACGTAACGGTAACGGAAATCAAAGAGGCGAGAAGAACTGGAATAGAGAATCAGGAGATCGTAAAAAAGATTTCAATAGAGATTCCAAACCAGGTAAGCCAAGCGGCGGTCATAAAAAAAGACCGGAAGCTGCTATCCAAGAAGCACAAGAGTTTTTACAAAAAGCGGACAGTGTATTCGGTTCCAATGGTGCTCGTAAAGATAGAAACCAGAAAAATCAGAACCAGAAGAAAGGAAAACAACGTTCCGATTTCCAAAAACAACATTCTCCAAATCACCAAAATCAGGAGAATAAAAAACAAAAATCGAATTACGATAAAAGCAAACGTAACTTATTCGATATCAACGATTCTAAAAGATCTTCAGACAAGAAGAAGGGATCAATTTGGACAAGGATCAAATCCTTCTTTGGGGGTTAG
- a CDS encoding N-acetylmuramoyl-L-alanine amidase family protein: MDKDQILLWGLGFFLIFSAPVFAESRIQTIGKNGYVSFEEIHKRIPGLQSKFESATLVGSISHASGEIRFRIGASFYAINGSLEKTNLPVVYKEKDFLLPPDLVEAIFVRLLPGDVSYELKEDELIFDLLPKAERLKLSAIIVDAGHGGKDPGTSSDKGTQEKLVSLQVARFLKKFLNKVYPEVRVILTRSNDSFIELERRSEIANKEIQKGGSVLFVSLHCNASISSDVNGFEVYYLSQTPSTETAREVSLFENGISGKKSGTSYGKIQAGMMSSMIQRRSRLLARSVESEMKKNLGPKILSRGVKKADFSVLRGSLMPAILVEMGYLTHNKESEVLADKTHQVKLAKSILEGVRAYELAKD; encoded by the coding sequence TTGGACAAGGATCAAATCCTTCTTTGGGGGTTAGGATTCTTTCTAATATTTAGCGCGCCCGTTTTTGCCGAGTCAAGAATACAAACTATCGGCAAGAACGGATACGTTTCTTTCGAAGAGATCCATAAAAGGATCCCAGGACTACAATCTAAATTCGAGTCTGCTACATTAGTAGGCTCCATCTCTCACGCTTCCGGTGAGATCCGTTTTAGGATCGGTGCTTCCTTTTATGCAATCAATGGTAGTTTAGAAAAAACGAATTTACCGGTCGTATATAAAGAGAAAGACTTCTTACTTCCTCCCGATCTGGTAGAAGCAATTTTTGTTCGCCTATTACCCGGAGATGTAAGTTACGAACTTAAAGAAGACGAACTTATATTTGATCTATTGCCTAAAGCAGAAAGATTGAAACTTTCTGCGATCATTGTGGATGCGGGACATGGAGGAAAAGATCCGGGAACTTCTTCCGATAAAGGGACCCAGGAAAAATTGGTTTCTCTGCAGGTGGCTCGTTTCCTGAAAAAATTCCTTAATAAGGTGTATCCGGAAGTTAGGGTGATCCTGACCAGATCCAATGATTCATTTATAGAATTGGAAAGAAGGTCCGAGATCGCAAATAAAGAGATCCAAAAGGGCGGATCAGTTTTATTCGTAAGTTTACATTGTAATGCCTCTATCTCTTCCGATGTGAATGGCTTCGAAGTATATTATTTATCCCAGACCCCCAGCACGGAAACCGCAAGAGAAGTCTCTTTATTCGAAAATGGCATTTCGGGCAAGAAGAGTGGGACCTCCTACGGGAAGATCCAGGCAGGAATGATGTCCTCTATGATCCAAAGAAGAAGTCGTCTTCTCGCCAGAAGTGTCGAATCCGAGATGAAAAAAAACCTTGGTCCAAAGATATTGTCTAGAGGAGTGAAGAAAGCGGACTTTTCCGTGCTAAGGGGAAGTTTGATGCCTGCAATCCTGGTCGAAATGGGTTACCTCACCCATAATAAAGAATCTGAGGTATTGGCTGATAAAACCCACCAAGTGAAATTGGCCAAAAGTATATTAGAAGGTGTGAGAGCGTATGAACTTGCAAAAGATTAA
- a CDS encoding LIC_10740 family protein: protein MNLQKIKEIWNRFLTHLDTFYTWVFELATRAADSKESKRILFLTYSWIIVLLFLTGFILAGKNPLKLLVPFTLYDLPNLDPRKEIVIYGSDGEGQVFPVKRKVLLTGENFRHDVLTLVGEAGESSYFDPTVPNASAQYRNLKKLPNLQDSVISIWKRGDVLILDLRKSTLENLLSDMKFRIDYTYASQMTEEQKSAEIERKKLGLLSSAFLATEKTLFENYPDLNRIEYKLGGEVGDLPGLSYLLSSSHTRQP, encoded by the coding sequence ATGAACTTGCAAAAGATTAAGGAAATTTGGAATCGCTTCCTCACTCATCTGGACACTTTCTATACTTGGGTTTTTGAATTAGCAACCAGAGCAGCCGATTCCAAAGAATCCAAAAGAATATTATTCTTAACTTATTCTTGGATCATCGTATTATTATTCCTGACCGGTTTCATTCTCGCAGGAAAAAATCCATTAAAACTACTTGTTCCATTCACATTATACGATCTGCCTAATCTAGATCCTAGAAAAGAAATCGTAATATACGGTTCGGATGGAGAAGGTCAGGTATTCCCGGTAAAAAGAAAAGTCCTCTTAACCGGTGAGAATTTCAGACACGATGTTTTGACATTAGTGGGAGAAGCTGGAGAATCCAGTTATTTCGATCCTACTGTTCCGAATGCTTCTGCGCAGTATAGAAATCTGAAAAAACTTCCGAACTTGCAAGATTCCGTGATCTCTATCTGGAAAAGAGGAGATGTGCTAATCTTGGATTTGAGAAAGTCCACATTGGAAAATCTACTTTCAGATATGAAGTTCCGCATCGATTATACTTACGCAAGTCAGATGACGGAAGAACAAAAGTCTGCAGAGATAGAGCGTAAAAAATTGGGCTTATTGTCTTCTGCATTCTTAGCTACTGAAAAAACATTATTCGAAAACTATCCTGATCTAAATCGGATCGAATATAAGTTAGGCGGAGAAGTGGGGGATTTGCCCGGCTTAAGCTATTTATTATCTTCTTCCCATACAAGACAGCCCTAA